In Rhodothermales bacterium, a genomic segment contains:
- the hemW gene encoding radical SAM family heme chaperone HemW: MAGLYVHIPFCSQRCIYCDFYFTTTSRAYRPFVDALLVEIEAYGREYGAREAVETVYFGGGTPSLLPLEEVARVMQGVARDFDLSEVREVTFEVNPEDATRDYLGGLRSLGVTRLSLGVQSFFDEDLRFMNRVHGAAEAERAIDTIRRVGFDSFSVDLIFGLPDQPAEHWMANLERAAGLGVPHLSTYGLTVEERTPLAKQVARGLVLPTPDEAMRDRFLDTMDTLRHYGYEHYEVSSFAQPGARSQHNQLYWQHANYLGFGPSAHAFWRQTRSLAGRWANVRNLSRYQALLQQGQRPIDTQERLGADDLADEYVLLRLRTDDGLDLDVLEDTYGVDLLTEKVDALAELESAGLIHPIRSSVVRLTDEGVLVCDAVTARLIR, encoded by the coding sequence GTGGCCGGACTCTACGTCCATATCCCCTTCTGCTCGCAGCGCTGCATCTACTGCGACTTCTACTTCACCACGACGAGCCGCGCCTACCGGCCGTTCGTGGACGCGCTCCTCGTCGAGATCGAGGCGTACGGGCGGGAGTACGGCGCGCGCGAAGCCGTCGAGACGGTCTACTTCGGCGGCGGCACGCCGTCCCTCCTGCCGCTCGAAGAAGTCGCCCGAGTGATGCAAGGCGTCGCCCGCGACTTCGACCTCTCCGAAGTCCGCGAGGTCACGTTCGAGGTCAACCCCGAGGACGCGACGCGGGACTACCTCGGCGGGCTCCGCAGCCTCGGCGTCACGCGGCTCTCGCTCGGCGTGCAGTCGTTCTTCGACGAGGACCTCCGGTTCATGAACCGCGTCCACGGCGCGGCCGAGGCCGAGCGCGCGATCGACACGATCCGCCGCGTCGGGTTCGACTCGTTCTCCGTCGACCTCATCTTCGGGCTGCCGGACCAGCCCGCCGAGCACTGGATGGCGAACCTCGAACGCGCCGCCGGCCTGGGCGTCCCCCACCTCTCGACCTACGGGCTGACGGTCGAGGAGCGGACGCCGCTCGCGAAGCAGGTCGCCCGCGGCCTCGTCCTCCCCACGCCCGACGAGGCCATGCGCGACCGATTCCTCGACACGATGGACACGCTCCGGCACTACGGCTACGAGCACTACGAGGTCTCCAGCTTCGCCCAGCCCGGCGCCCGCAGCCAGCACAACCAGCTCTACTGGCAGCACGCGAACTACCTCGGCTTCGGCCCGAGCGCGCACGCGTTCTGGCGGCAGACGCGCTCGCTCGCCGGGCGCTGGGCGAACGTCCGCAACCTCTCCCGCTACCAGGCCCTCCTCCAGCAGGGCCAGCGCCCGATCGACACGCAGGAACGCCTCGGCGCCGACGACCTCGCCGACGAGTACGTCTTGCTCCGCCTCCGCACCGACGACGGCCTCGACCTCGACGTGCTCGAAGACACGTATGGCGTCGACCTGCTGACGGAGAAGGTCGACGCCCTCGCCGAGCTCGAATCCGCCGGACTCATCCACCCGATCCGCAGCAGCGTCGTACGCCTCACCGATGAGGGCGTGCTCGTCTGCGACGCCGTCACCGCCCGCCTGATCCGCTAG
- a CDS encoding T9SS type A sorting domain-containing protein has protein sequence MRRSAFVLLALLAGFAVPATAQPVPALEGALFVGDDTDAGDFLGSCAAAAVVPDAAPEAGLPPAGPLALGGAPGTFPPQAAYLFTRSGGEWMQADRLDADAAGFLGVACALSADGTLAVVGAPVRVAPPASGMYNGAAHVFRYDASTGAWTQEAALRVADLEDSRFFGQAVAVARDGTGTAATEERIITLGGGRAWVLRRSNAPDAVWVEEARFEPEPGDTFQGLTVDGARPHQRASIVHGTDGVWRAMAGGPYSGGSPFRGAAYLWRLDESPGAPGGGAWVQEARFLGGNGACLGHAVALAEVGGVWLAAAGATEGCLGGGVGAGYVRVWRLEGEPGEVGTWVQEAELTLPPGEEGLEQFGYGVALSTGPGGKAVLVASAFLRGGATAPPLGAFVFTRSEGTEPTWRAVAKLSTVTAASPFGSGWAVGVSGSLAVVGHPEEDTAGADAGAVFAFDLAGVLTAAEDAPGVSPVGLAVSVAPNPARGRAVVRFTLAEAGPVRVAVMDVLGRRARSVDLGVRGAGAHTAALDLGGLAPGLYLVRVHTGTATGAARMVLMR, from the coding sequence ATGCGCCGTTCCGCCTTCGTTCTCCTCGCGCTCCTCGCTGGGTTCGCCGTACCCGCGACCGCGCAGCCGGTCCCCGCGCTGGAGGGGGCACTCTTCGTCGGGGACGACACCGACGCGGGCGACTTCCTCGGCTCCTGTGCCGCCGCTGCTGTCGTGCCCGACGCTGCTCCCGAAGCAGGACTGCCGCCCGCCGGTCCCCTCGCCCTCGGTGGGGCACCGGGCACGTTCCCGCCTCAGGCCGCCTACCTCTTCACGCGCTCGGGCGGCGAGTGGATGCAGGCGGATCGGCTCGATGCCGACGCGGCTGGATTCCTCGGCGTCGCCTGCGCGCTCTCCGCCGACGGCACGCTTGCCGTCGTCGGGGCTCCCGTCCGCGTCGCGCCCCCGGCCTCGGGGATGTACAACGGAGCCGCCCACGTCTTCCGCTACGACGCCTCGACCGGGGCGTGGACGCAAGAGGCCGCCCTCCGCGTGGCCGACCTCGAAGACAGCCGCTTCTTCGGGCAGGCCGTCGCCGTCGCCCGCGACGGCACCGGCACCGCCGCCACCGAGGAGCGGATCATCACCCTCGGCGGCGGGCGGGCCTGGGTGCTGCGCCGGTCCAACGCCCCGGATGCGGTGTGGGTGGAGGAGGCCCGCTTCGAACCGGAGCCGGGCGACACCTTCCAGGGCCTCACCGTGGACGGAGCGCGCCCGCACCAGCGGGCATCCATCGTGCACGGCACCGACGGGGTGTGGCGGGCGATGGCGGGCGGCCCCTACAGCGGGGGCTCGCCCTTCCGGGGCGCGGCCTACCTCTGGCGATTGGACGAGAGCCCCGGCGCTCCGGGCGGAGGCGCATGGGTGCAGGAGGCGCGGTTCCTCGGCGGCAACGGGGCGTGCCTCGGGCACGCGGTGGCGCTGGCCGAGGTGGGCGGCGTGTGGCTGGCGGCGGCGGGGGCGACGGAGGGCTGCCTCGGCGGCGGGGTCGGCGCGGGCTACGTCCGCGTGTGGCGGCTCGAAGGGGAGCCCGGCGAGGTCGGCACGTGGGTCCAAGAGGCGGAGCTGACGCTGCCGCCCGGGGAGGAGGGGCTGGAGCAGTTCGGCTACGGCGTAGCGCTCTCGACGGGGCCGGGGGGCAAGGCGGTCCTCGTGGCCTCGGCGTTCCTGCGTGGGGGGGCGACGGCCCCGCCGCTGGGGGCGTTCGTGTTCACGCGTAGCGAGGGAACCGAGCCGACGTGGCGCGCGGTGGCGAAGCTCTCGACGGTGACGGCGGCGTCCCCCTTCGGCAGCGGGTGGGCGGTGGGGGTGAGCGGGTCGCTGGCGGTGGTGGGGCACCCGGAGGAGGACACAGCGGGGGCGGACGCGGGGGCGGTGTTCGCCTTCGACCTCGCGGGCGTGCTCACGGCGGCGGAGGACGCGCCGGGTGTTTCCCCGGTGGGCCTCGCAGTGTCGGTGGCGCCGAACCCGGCGCGGGGCCGGGCCGTCGTGCGGTTCACGCTGGCCGAGGCGGGGCCGGTGCGCGTGGCGGTGATGGACGTGCTCGGGCGGCGGGCGCGCTCGGTGGACCTCGGCGTGCGGGGGGCGGGCGCGCACACGGCGGCGCTCGACCTCGGGGGCCTCGCGCCGGGGCTCTACCTCGTCCGCGTGCACACGGGCACGGCGACGGGGGCGGCACGGATGGTGCTCATGCGATGA
- a CDS encoding DUF192 domain-containing protein: protein MLRSLPALLLLALLSAGCRDEAPERTAPTAQPAADIPFRTDGTLTFYREDGEDIVTIAIEIAQGDSATQRGLMQRTSLPEQSGMLFLMPRVERHGFWMANTPLSLDITFVTPDSVVINTAKYTTPYSTESVYAEGQAEYIVETPAGFTDRYGIAAGDRIRWTRNAPL, encoded by the coding sequence ATGCTCCGCTCTCTCCCCGCCCTCCTCCTGCTCGCCCTCCTCAGCGCCGGCTGCCGCGACGAGGCTCCCGAGCGTACGGCTCCGACCGCGCAGCCCGCCGCCGACATCCCCTTCCGCACCGACGGCACGCTCACGTTCTACCGCGAAGACGGCGAGGACATCGTCACGATCGCCATCGAGATCGCGCAGGGCGACTCGGCGACGCAGCGTGGGCTGATGCAGCGGACCTCGCTCCCCGAACAGAGCGGGATGCTCTTCCTCATGCCGCGCGTCGAGCGCCACGGGTTCTGGATGGCGAACACCCCGCTCTCGCTCGACATCACGTTCGTCACGCCGGACTCGGTCGTCATCAACACGGCGAAGTACACCACGCCGTACTCCACGGAGTCCGTCTACGCCGAAGGGCAGGCCGAATACATCGTCGAGACCCCGGCGGGGTTCACGGACCGCTACGGCATCGCCGCCGGCGACCGCATTCGCTGGACACGAAACGCCCCGCTCTAG
- a CDS encoding DNA double-strand break repair nuclease NurA has product MANLATRPVAYLRSRFQLPAARVLDFHRLHSQLSDFSAYRVDEDARRVDKLKLALDAFRDCAPEWEALRDRVAHDRPRTLVAGLRERPDGCATCGPRPTPITLVATDGSQIYPDRHVEPTCYLLNVSRIAFHYGTEEPPLMAAEPELRFRRRDLDELNADEGEEAFFDVSTEVVSALRDEQELHWLFETAFAERRSARPVLALADGTLIRWMLRGMNHRVLEDKLIQRYLAILERFRDEGIPVCSYVSMPGNTELINLLGLFREEPDDAPDADSVLGLVDRLVFERTLQVGERSALFESGSHIQREYGPHHRICYFYVRLPEEVGRVELPAWVAEQPGWLDLIHAVVVDQAEKGGGYPIILTEAHERAVIRAQEKALFYRILEREMQRAGLRGYAGSQKAASKRAPRI; this is encoded by the coding sequence GTGGCGAACCTCGCCACGCGCCCGGTCGCTTATCTTCGGAGCCGTTTCCAACTCCCCGCCGCCCGCGTGCTCGACTTCCACCGCCTCCACTCGCAGCTCTCCGACTTCAGCGCGTACCGCGTGGACGAAGACGCGCGCCGCGTCGACAAGCTGAAGCTCGCGCTCGACGCCTTCCGCGATTGTGCACCGGAATGGGAGGCGCTCCGCGACCGCGTCGCCCACGACCGCCCCCGCACGCTCGTCGCCGGTCTCCGCGAGCGGCCCGACGGCTGCGCGACGTGCGGCCCGCGCCCGACGCCCATCACGCTCGTCGCCACGGACGGCTCGCAGATCTACCCCGACCGCCACGTCGAGCCGACGTGCTACCTCCTCAACGTCAGCCGGATCGCGTTCCACTACGGCACCGAGGAACCACCCCTCATGGCGGCCGAGCCCGAGCTCCGCTTCCGCCGCCGCGACCTCGACGAACTCAACGCCGACGAGGGCGAGGAGGCGTTCTTCGACGTATCGACGGAAGTCGTCTCCGCGCTCCGCGACGAGCAGGAACTCCACTGGCTCTTCGAGACCGCCTTCGCCGAGCGCCGCAGCGCCCGCCCCGTCCTCGCCCTCGCCGACGGCACGCTGATCCGCTGGATGCTGCGCGGGATGAACCACCGCGTGCTCGAAGACAAGCTCATCCAGCGCTACCTCGCGATCCTCGAACGCTTCCGCGACGAGGGCATCCCCGTCTGCTCGTACGTCTCGATGCCGGGCAACACCGAACTCATCAACCTCCTCGGCCTCTTCCGCGAGGAGCCCGACGACGCGCCCGACGCGGACTCCGTGCTCGGGCTCGTCGACCGGCTCGTGTTCGAGCGGACGTTGCAGGTCGGCGAGCGGTCGGCGCTCTTCGAGTCGGGCTCGCACATCCAGCGGGAGTACGGGCCGCACCACCGGATCTGCTATTTCTACGTCCGCCTCCCCGAAGAGGTGGGTCGCGTCGAACTGCCCGCGTGGGTGGCCGAGCAGCCGGGCTGGCTCGACCTCATCCACGCCGTCGTCGTCGATCAGGCGGAGAAGGGCGGCGGCTATCCGATCATCCTCACCGAGGCGCACGAGCGCGCCGTGATCCGAGCGCAGGAGAAGGCGCTGTTCTACCGCATCCTCGAACGCGAGATGCAGCGGGCCGGTCTGCGCGGCTACGCCGGCTCGCAGAAAGCCGCCTCGAAACGCGCGCCGCGGATTTGA